In Nilaparvata lugens isolate BPH chromosome 5, ASM1435652v1, whole genome shotgun sequence, the following proteins share a genomic window:
- the LOC111050268 gene encoding uncharacterized protein LOC111050268, whose amino-acid sequence MKYLCPFEKCSCEINTHYSFIDHLQREHKYKPHVEELTFTSIDEFTKWRYDLRKKFLVQYSQRGAIKGRGKRTLKKDFLLCHRLQVSNNRVKSPGERKRSLKSQGSKKTTRSCPSRLEVTYNRNSTLSVIYWKDHFGHQNELTHLRIEKSTRDYLAKKLQDGVSIQQILAEIRVKGLEDDPRALLISKRDLLNIARDNGITHVVGVVKKDTSVVKDATSVVKDATSVVEDATSVVEDATSVVQEAPSVVKEAHSEIEEALAALMGLPSEEKDSPSEVKEVDESSVASRSKSRKDFALMLNSQVEEDVKLWVVEMIDLRDHSPVIFYKQQGAYHPNLHLDAFVLILMTTYQANQILKFDSSRIFIDAIYTKKKQHGVSMITLLTIDEAGLCSPVAYFFTNNLDENQITLFFETIKEKVGTVSCNTFIFDDTPVFYDAWCKVMGTPEHKLLCSWHVFKCWRANWPKLKGSLKKISVFQTVKSLLKCSEEDKFQNMMSQTVEALLNDPDTVKFAKYFLKNFATRPKQWALCFRTHLSINTNLYLESFHSLLKDVFVEGCNANCLITIIKAVMKIARDSLFKRLFELSGHSAYSRFRQIDASHMASEAIAPSDLTVIKEEEEWAVTCSNESYIVNKSRTKCEEPACTKCIQCDICIHIFKCTCTDNLIKTNICQHIHACCRVFNLCITPNPVTESSNAAVKRTSKSNSVRRDAVVKRDAIVNRDAVVKRDAAVKRDAVVKRDAIVNRDAVVKHYAVVNRDAVVKRDAAVKRDAAVKRDAVMKRDAVVKSYLAALNLNSSSHSISRDAVLENYVIIEENCDEFEESCDEVEETYDGVEESFDAAEESCDAVNEICDEVQESCDAVDEICNEAEESCDAVDEICNEVEENCDSVVEMCDVDSNDLHEYLSLRRKLNSKIKNEEKVLHKVRMIADLIGKGKLNDSNFKHVINGLDGVIDLLNKSPHSKYATDWRKLKRSKSVNRIMPKIGKENDHSYS is encoded by the exons AGTTCACGAAGTGGAGATACGACTTGAGAAAGAAATTCCTCGTGCAATACAGTCAGAGAGGCGCTATAAAAGGAAGAGGAAAGAGAACGTTAAAGAAAGATTTCTTGCTTTGTCATAGGTTACAAGTGTCAAATAATCGAGTGAAAAGTCCTGGAGAACGGAAACGTTCCTTGAAATCGCAAGGATCTAAGAAGACTACTAGGTCATGTCCGTCACGGCTGGAAGTCACCTACAACCGAAATTCGACTTTGTCAGTGATATACTGGAAGGACCATTTTGGCCACCAAAATGAGCTGACTCACTTGAGGATTGAAAAATCCACTAGAGATTATCTTGCAA aGAAACTGCAAGATGGCGTCTCTATCCAACAAATTTTGGCTGAAATCAGAGTGAAGGGACTTGAAGACGATCCTCGCGCTCTACTCATATCGAAAAGGGACCTTCTCAACATAGCTAGAGACAATGGTATCACTCATGTAGTTGGAGTAGTTAAGAAGGATACTAGTGTAGTGAAGGATGCTACTAGTGTAGTGAAGGACGCTACTAGTGTAGTGGAGGACGCTACTAGTGTAGTGGAGGACGCTACTAGTGTAGTGCAGGAAGCTCCTAGTGTAGTGAAGGAAGCTCACAGTGAAATAGAGGAAGCTCTCGCTGCATTGATGGGTCTTCCCAGTGAAGAAAAGGATTCTCCTAGTGAAGTGAAAGAGGTAGATGAAAGCAGCGTCGCTTCTCGATCGAAATCTCGCAAAGATTTTGCACTAATGTTGAACTCGCAAGTTGAAGAGGATGTAAAGTTGTGGGTTGTCGAAATGATTGACCTTAGAGACCATTCGCCAGTCATATTCTACAAACAGCAGGGTGCTTATCATCCCAATCTTCACCTCGATGCATTTGTACTAATTTTAATGACAACGTATCAAGCCAACCAAATCTTGAAATTTGATAGCTCgagaatttttattgatgcaatCTATACTAAGAAAAAACAACATGGTGTCAGTATGATTACATTGCTTACCATAGATGAGGCAGGTCTTTGTAGTCCTGTAGCCTACTTTTTCACCAACAATTTAGACGAGAATCAAATTACATTGTTTTTTGAGACAATCAAAGAAAAGGTTGGAACGGTGAGCTGTAACACTTTCATTTTTGATGATACACCAGTATTTTATGATGCTTGGTGTAAAGTGATGGGTACTCCTGAACATAAACTGTTGTGCTCCTGGCATGTGTTCAAATGTTGGCGTGCGAACTGGCCAAAGTTGAAAGGGAGTCTAAAAAAAATATCGGTATTTCAAACTGTCAAGAGTTTATTAAAGTGTTCGGAAGAAGATAAGTTCCAAAATATGATGTCACAAACTGTGGAAGCTCTTTTGAACGATCCAGACACCGTAAAGTTCGCAAAGTATTTTTTGAAGAACTTTGCCACTAGACCGAAGCAATGGGCTCTTTGCTTTCGCACCCACTTGAGCATAAACACCAACCTGTATTTAGAATCTTTCCATAGTTTATTGAAAGATGTATTTGTTGAGGGATGCAACGCAAATTGTCTGATCACAATTATCAAAGCTGTCATGAAAATCGCTCGCGATAGTTTGTTCAAACGTTTGTTTGAACTTTCTGGTCACTCGGCCTACTCACGGTTCCGTCAAATTGACGCTTCACACATGGCCAGTGAAGCAATAGCTCCATCTGATTTAACAGTCATtaaagaagaggaggaatggGCTGTTACCTGCTCCAACGAATCATATATTGTCAACAAAAGTCGGACCAAATGTGAAGAACCAGCCTGTACTAAGTGCATTCAATGCGACATCTGCATTCACATATTCAAGTGTACATGCACTGATAATCTTATCAAAACTAATATTTGCCAACATATTCATGCCTGTTGTAGGGTTTTCAATCTTTGTATCACACCTAACCCTGTAACGGAAAGTAGTAATGCAGCTGTGAAGCGTACTAGCAAATCCAACTCTGTTAGACGAGATGCAGTTGTGAAACGTGATGCAATTGTGAACCGTGATGCAGTTGTGAAACGTGATGCAGCTGTGAAACGTGATGCAGTTGTGAAACGTGATGCAATTGTGAACCGTGATGCAGTTGTGAAACATTATGCAGTTGTGAACCGTGATGCAGTTGTGAAACGTGATGCAGCTGTGAAACGTGATGCAGCTGTGAAACGTGATGCAGTTATGAAACGTGATGCAGTTGTGAAAAGTTATCTTGCTGCTCTGAATCTTAATAGCTCCTCCCACTCTATTAGTCGAGACGCAGTTCTGGAAAATTATGTCATAATCGAGGAAAATTGTGATGAATTTGAGGAAAGTTGTGATGAAGTTGAGGAAACTTATGATGGAGTTGAAGAAAGTTTTGATGCAGCTGAGGAAAGCTGTGATGCAGTTAACGAAATTTGTGATGAAGTTCAGGAAAGTTGTGATGCAGTTGACGAAATTTGTAATGAAGCTGAAGAAAGTTGTGATGCAGTTGATGAAATTTGTAATGAAGTTGAGGAAAATTGTGATTCAGTTGTAGAAATGTGTGATGTAGATTCCAATGATTTACACGAGTATTTATCACTCAGGAGGAAgctgaattcaaaaattaagaaTGAAGAAAAAGTTTTACATAAAGTTAGGATGATTGCAGATTTGATAGGTAAGGGAAAACTGAATGATTCCAATTTCAAACATGTGATAAATGGCCTTGATGGTGTGATCGACTTACTGAACAAAAGTCCACATTCAAAGTATGCAACTGATTGGAGAAAACTGAAACGTTCCAAAAGTGTGAACAGAATCATGCCGAAAATTGGGAAAGAAAATGATCACTCATATTCATAA